From one Pyxidicoccus xibeiensis genomic stretch:
- a CDS encoding aminotransferase class I/II-fold pyridoxal phosphate-dependent enzyme, with translation MSRPVSAQRVTRFGTTVFSEFSALAAKHGAVNLGQGFPDFDGPDAIKEAAQRAIRDGVNQYAISMGAKDLRLAISEHSARFYGQQVDPDTMVTVTSGATEAILDVMLGLVDPGDEVVAFEPYYDSYDANITFVGATPRYVPLRPPDEAHPEWWFDRDEVRAAFGPRTRLLILNSPHNPTGKVFTREELEFLAALCVEHDVKVLSDEVYEHIVFAPAKHVRPATLPALADRTATVSSAGKTFSLTGWKIGWVIAPPPLRDAVQRAHQFVTFATASPLQAAMAAALRLPDAYFAELTATYTAKRERLLSGLREAGLTAYAPQGSYFILADIARYGFPDDIAFCRHLVSEVGVAAIPPSVFYGPEHRHLGQKLARFAFCKTEGVLDEAVRRLRAKLTPGR, from the coding sequence ATGTCCAGGCCCGTGTCCGCGCAGCGCGTCACCCGGTTCGGCACCACCGTCTTCTCCGAGTTCAGCGCGCTGGCAGCGAAGCACGGCGCCGTCAACCTGGGGCAGGGGTTCCCGGACTTCGACGGGCCGGATGCCATCAAGGAGGCCGCGCAGCGCGCCATCCGTGACGGGGTGAACCAGTACGCCATCAGCATGGGCGCGAAGGACCTGCGGCTCGCCATCTCCGAGCACTCGGCGCGCTTCTACGGCCAGCAGGTGGACCCGGACACCATGGTGACCGTCACGAGCGGCGCCACCGAGGCCATCCTCGACGTGATGCTGGGGCTGGTGGACCCGGGCGACGAGGTGGTGGCCTTCGAGCCGTATTACGACTCGTACGACGCCAACATCACCTTCGTTGGCGCCACCCCGCGCTACGTGCCGCTGCGGCCGCCGGACGAGGCGCATCCGGAGTGGTGGTTCGACCGGGACGAGGTGCGCGCCGCGTTCGGCCCGCGCACGCGGCTGCTCATCCTCAACTCGCCGCACAACCCCACGGGCAAGGTCTTCACCCGCGAGGAGCTGGAGTTCCTGGCCGCGCTCTGCGTCGAGCACGACGTGAAGGTGCTGTCGGACGAGGTCTACGAGCACATCGTCTTCGCGCCGGCGAAGCACGTGCGCCCGGCCACGCTGCCGGCGCTGGCGGACCGCACCGCGACGGTGAGCAGCGCGGGGAAGACGTTCAGCCTCACGGGGTGGAAGATTGGCTGGGTGATTGCGCCTCCGCCGCTGCGGGACGCCGTGCAGCGCGCGCACCAGTTCGTGACGTTCGCCACCGCGTCGCCCCTGCAGGCGGCCATGGCTGCGGCGCTACGGCTGCCGGACGCGTACTTCGCGGAGCTGACGGCGACGTACACGGCGAAGCGGGAGCGGCTGCTGAGCGGGCTGCGCGAGGCGGGGCTGACGGCGTATGCGCCGCAGGGCAGCTATTTCATCCTCGCGGACATTGCCCGGTACGGCTTCCCGGACGACATCGCGTTCTGCCGGCACCTGGTGTCGGAGGTGGGCGTGGCAGCGATTCCTCCGAGCGTCTTCTACGGCCCGGAGCACCGTCACCTGGGCCAGAAGCTGGCCCGCTTCGCCTTCTGCAAGACGGAAGGCGTGCTGGACGAGGCCGTGCGGCGCCTGCGCGCGAAGCTGACGCCGGGGCGCTGA
- a CDS encoding methylmalonyl-CoA mutase family protein: MRHAQPTTPPQPYKPRFHVRIVTAASLFDGHDAAINVMRRLMQASGAEIIHLGHNRSVAEIVDCAIQEDAQGIAITSYQGGHVEYFKYMIDLLRERGADIKVFGGGGGTILPSEIEELHKYGVTRIYSPDDGRAMGLQGMIDDLISKCDFEKRQPDFKPLVARPLPREADRIASLITIAENFADAGEELRKAMAEAHVDAPRVPVLGITGTGGAGKSSLVDELVRRFLADFPDKTLAVLSVDPSKRKSGGALLGDRIRMNSIDSSRVYMRSMATRQSNLALSRHVAHSIEVCKAAGFDLIVVETSGIGQSDTEITEHSDVSLYVMTAEYGAATQLEKIDMLDFADVIAINKFDKRGSLDALRDVRKQWKRNHNAFTLADDAVPVHGTIASQFNDPGMNQLYRAIMDALVKKTGAPLQSHFELTPGMSEKKWIIPPERTRYLAEIVETCEAYDGFVRAQAAIARRMYQLHGTIQALRANVGKKRLEIVEPKDTTDVVQVTERVEGEPAYLGELVALYQDLESRLHPDCRRLLAEWPATKRRYAAAKYQYQVRDRVIELDLYTESLSHLRIPKIALPRYEDWGDILTWLLRENAPGAFPFTAGVFPLKREGEDPARMFAGEGGPERTNKRFHYVSRGLPAKRLSTAFDSVTLYGEDPDHRPDIYGKVGNSGVSIANVDDAKKLYSGFDLADPSTSVSMTINGPAPMLLGFFLNAAVDQQCEKWIRENGQVEAVEKKIDAIYRERGLPRPRYQGDLPAGNDGLGLLLLGVSGDEVLPREVYEKIRAKTLQSVRGTVQADILKEDQAQNTCIFSTEFALRVMGDIQQYFIDQKVRNFYSVSISGYHIAEAGANPISQLAFTLANGFTFVEYYLSRGMDIDDFAPNLSFFFSNGMDPEYTVLGRVARRIWAKAIRDKYNGNDRSQKLKYHIQTSGRSLHAQEIAFNDIRTTLQALLALNDNCNSLHTNAYDEAITTPTEESVRRALAIQLVINKEFGLSKNENPNQGSFIVEELTDLVEAAVLTEFRAISERGGVLGAMERMYQRSKIQEESLYYETLKHDGTLPIIGVNTFLDPKGSPTVQPPEVIRATKEEKDYAISSRDAFRKRNEATATKALEAVRRAALDNGNVFAALMDACKVCTLGQLSRALYDVGGQYRRNM; the protein is encoded by the coding sequence GTGCGACACGCTCAGCCGACCACCCCTCCCCAGCCCTACAAGCCCCGCTTCCACGTCCGCATCGTCACGGCCGCCAGCCTGTTCGACGGGCATGACGCCGCCATCAACGTGATGCGCCGCCTGATGCAGGCGTCTGGCGCGGAGATCATCCACCTGGGCCACAACCGCTCCGTGGCGGAAATCGTCGACTGTGCCATCCAGGAGGACGCCCAGGGCATCGCCATCACCTCCTACCAGGGCGGCCACGTCGAGTACTTCAAGTACATGATCGACCTGCTGCGCGAGCGCGGCGCGGACATCAAGGTGTTCGGCGGTGGCGGCGGCACCATCCTCCCCTCGGAGATCGAGGAGCTGCACAAGTACGGCGTCACCCGCATCTACTCGCCGGACGACGGCCGGGCCATGGGCCTGCAGGGGATGATCGACGACCTCATCTCCAAGTGCGACTTCGAGAAGCGTCAGCCGGACTTCAAGCCCCTGGTCGCCAGGCCCCTGCCCCGCGAGGCGGACCGCATCGCCTCGCTCATCACCATCGCGGAGAACTTCGCGGACGCCGGTGAGGAGCTGCGCAAGGCCATGGCGGAAGCGCATGTGGACGCGCCCCGGGTGCCCGTGCTTGGCATCACCGGCACCGGCGGCGCGGGCAAGTCCAGCCTCGTGGACGAGCTGGTGCGCCGCTTCCTCGCCGACTTCCCGGACAAGACGCTCGCCGTGCTCTCCGTGGACCCGTCCAAGCGCAAGTCCGGCGGCGCGCTCCTCGGTGACCGCATCCGGATGAACTCCATCGACAGCTCGCGCGTCTACATGCGGTCGATGGCCACGCGGCAGAGCAACCTGGCCCTGTCGCGGCACGTGGCCCACTCCATCGAGGTGTGCAAGGCGGCGGGCTTCGACCTCATCGTCGTGGAGACGTCCGGCATCGGCCAGTCGGACACCGAGATCACCGAGCACTCGGACGTGTCGCTCTACGTGATGACGGCCGAGTACGGCGCGGCGACGCAGCTCGAGAAGATCGACATGCTCGACTTCGCGGACGTCATCGCCATCAACAAGTTCGACAAGCGCGGCTCGCTGGACGCGCTGCGCGACGTGCGCAAGCAGTGGAAGCGCAACCACAACGCCTTCACCCTCGCCGACGACGCGGTGCCAGTACACGGCACCATCGCCTCGCAGTTCAACGACCCGGGGATGAACCAGCTGTACCGGGCCATCATGGACGCGCTGGTGAAGAAGACGGGCGCGCCGCTCCAGTCCCATTTCGAGCTCACCCCTGGGATGAGCGAGAAGAAGTGGATCATCCCGCCGGAGCGCACGCGCTACCTCGCGGAGATTGTCGAGACGTGCGAAGCCTATGACGGCTTCGTGCGCGCCCAGGCCGCCATCGCCCGGCGCATGTACCAACTGCACGGCACCATCCAGGCCCTGCGCGCCAACGTGGGCAAGAAGCGCCTGGAGATCGTCGAGCCCAAGGACACCACCGACGTGGTGCAGGTGACCGAGCGCGTGGAGGGCGAGCCCGCGTACCTGGGCGAGCTGGTGGCGCTGTACCAGGACCTGGAGAGCCGCCTGCACCCGGACTGCCGGCGCCTGCTGGCCGAGTGGCCGGCGACGAAGCGGCGCTACGCGGCGGCGAAGTACCAGTACCAGGTGAGAGATCGCGTCATCGAGCTGGACCTCTACACCGAGTCCCTCTCGCACCTGCGCATCCCGAAGATTGCCCTGCCCCGCTACGAGGACTGGGGCGACATCCTCACCTGGCTCCTGCGTGAGAATGCCCCGGGCGCCTTCCCGTTCACCGCGGGCGTCTTCCCGCTCAAGCGCGAGGGCGAGGACCCCGCCCGTATGTTCGCCGGCGAGGGCGGCCCGGAGCGCACCAACAAGCGCTTCCACTACGTGTCACGCGGCCTGCCCGCGAAGCGCCTGTCCACCGCGTTCGACTCCGTGACGCTGTACGGCGAGGACCCGGACCACCGGCCGGACATCTACGGCAAGGTGGGCAACTCGGGCGTGTCCATCGCCAACGTGGACGACGCGAAGAAGCTCTACTCGGGCTTCGACCTGGCGGACCCGTCCACGTCCGTGTCGATGACCATCAACGGCCCGGCGCCCATGCTGCTGGGCTTCTTCCTCAACGCCGCCGTGGACCAGCAGTGCGAGAAGTGGATCCGCGAGAACGGCCAGGTGGAGGCGGTGGAGAAGAAGATCGACGCCATCTACCGCGAGCGCGGCCTGCCCCGTCCGCGCTACCAGGGCGACCTGCCCGCGGGAAACGACGGGCTGGGCCTGCTGCTGCTGGGCGTGTCCGGTGACGAGGTGCTGCCGCGCGAGGTGTACGAGAAGATCCGCGCGAAGACGTTGCAGTCGGTGCGTGGCACCGTGCAGGCGGACATCCTCAAGGAGGACCAGGCGCAGAACACCTGCATCTTCTCCACCGAGTTCGCCCTGCGCGTCATGGGCGACATCCAGCAGTACTTCATCGACCAGAAGGTGCGGAACTTCTACTCGGTGTCCATCTCCGGGTACCACATCGCGGAGGCCGGGGCGAACCCCATCTCCCAGCTGGCCTTCACGCTGGCCAACGGCTTCACCTTCGTCGAGTACTACCTGTCGCGCGGGATGGACATCGACGACTTCGCGCCCAACCTGTCGTTCTTCTTCTCGAACGGCATGGACCCCGAGTACACGGTGCTCGGCCGCGTGGCGCGCCGCATCTGGGCCAAGGCCATCCGCGACAAGTACAACGGCAACGACCGCTCGCAGAAGCTGAAGTACCACATCCAGACTTCCGGCCGCTCCCTGCACGCGCAGGAGATTGCCTTCAACGACATCCGCACCACGCTGCAGGCGCTGCTGGCGCTCAACGACAACTGCAACTCCCTGCACACCAACGCGTATGACGAAGCCATCACCACGCCCACCGAAGAGAGTGTACGGCGGGCGCTCGCCATCCAGCTGGTCATCAACAAGGAGTTCGGCCTGTCGAAGAACGAGAACCCCAACCAGGGCTCGTTCATCGTCGAGGAGCTGACGGACCTGGTGGAGGCGGCGGTGCTGACGGAGTTCCGCGCCATCTCCGAGCGCGGCGGCGTGCTGGGCGCCATGGAGCGCATGTACCAGCGCTCGAAGATCCAGGAGGAGTCGCTCTACTACGAGACGCTGAAGCACGACGGGACGCTGCCCATCATCGGGGTGAATACCTTCCTGGACCCGAAGGGCTCGCCCACCGTGCAGCCACCGGAGGTGATTCGCGCGACGAAGGAGGAGAAGGACTACGCCATCTCCTCGCGCGACGCCTTCCGCAAGCGCAACGAGGCGACGGCCACGAAGGCGCTGGAGGCGGTGCGCCGCGCCGCGCTGGACAACGGCAACGTGTTCGCCGCGCTGATGGACGCGTGCAAGGTGTGCACGCTGGGCCAGCTGTCCCGCGCGCTGTACGACGTGGGCGGCCAATACCGGCGGAACATGTAG
- the meaB gene encoding methylmalonyl Co-A mutase-associated GTPase MeaB, whose amino-acid sequence MKLLPADTYVDGVRAGDRAVLARAITLVESEHPRHAALAQEVLTRLLPHTGNSQRVGISGVPGVGKSTFIDALGMHLVGRGSKVAVLAIDPSSSISGGSILGDKTRMSRLAREPSAYIRPSPSSGTLGGVARKTRETLLLCEAAGFDVVLVETVGVGQSETVVAELVDFYLVLMLAGAGDELQGIKRGILEVADMVAINKADGDNAPRAERARAEYRAALHLMRPGAEPVVTTCSALEGLGIDTLWDSVATHISRRAASGELSRRRKEQQVGWMWAMVHDGLRSALRAHPEVSALVPTLEGDVREGRATPTSAALRVLGAFLPRLPA is encoded by the coding sequence GTGAAGCTGCTGCCCGCGGACACCTACGTGGACGGCGTCCGCGCCGGGGACCGCGCCGTGCTCGCCCGCGCCATCACCCTGGTGGAGAGCGAGCACCCGCGCCACGCCGCGCTCGCCCAGGAGGTCCTCACGCGCCTGCTGCCCCACACGGGCAACAGCCAGCGCGTGGGCATCAGCGGCGTGCCCGGCGTGGGCAAGAGCACCTTCATCGACGCGCTGGGCATGCACCTGGTGGGACGGGGCAGCAAGGTGGCGGTGCTCGCCATCGACCCGTCCAGCAGCATCTCCGGTGGCAGCATCCTGGGCGACAAGACGCGCATGTCCCGGCTGGCGCGCGAGCCCTCGGCGTACATCCGCCCCAGCCCCTCCAGCGGCACCCTGGGCGGCGTGGCGCGCAAGACACGCGAGACGCTGCTCCTGTGCGAGGCCGCGGGCTTCGACGTGGTGCTGGTGGAGACGGTGGGCGTGGGCCAGTCCGAGACCGTCGTCGCGGAGCTGGTCGACTTCTACCTGGTGCTGATGCTCGCGGGCGCGGGTGATGAGCTGCAGGGCATCAAGCGCGGCATCCTCGAGGTGGCGGACATGGTCGCCATCAACAAGGCGGATGGCGACAACGCGCCCCGCGCCGAGCGGGCCCGCGCCGAGTACCGGGCCGCACTGCACCTCATGCGGCCGGGCGCGGAGCCGGTGGTCACCACGTGCAGCGCGCTGGAGGGCCTCGGCATCGACACGCTGTGGGACTCGGTGGCCACCCACATCTCGCGGCGCGCTGCGTCGGGCGAGCTGTCGCGCCGCCGCAAGGAGCAGCAGGTCGGTTGGATGTGGGCCATGGTGCATGACGGCCTGCGGTCGGCCCTGCGAGCGCACCCCGAGGTCTCCGCCCTGGTGCCGACGCTGGAGGGGGACGTACGTGAAGGGCGCGCGACGCCCACCTCGGCCGCACTGCGTGTACTAGGCGCCTTCCTGCCTCGTTTACCGGCCTGA
- the scpA gene encoding methylmalonyl-CoA mutase, with the protein MRSNVPDFSRVAFDAPETQPSPAVRDAQLRHAREATRAAERWDTPEGIPVKPLYTPEDLEGVAHLGSLPGLPPFVRGPYATMYVQQPWTVRQYAGFSTAEASNAFYRRNLAAGQKGLSIAFDLATHRGYDSDHPRVAGDVGMAGVAIDSIKDMRILFDRIPLDQMSVSMTMNGAVLPILALYVVAAEEQGVRPEQLSGTIQNDILKEFMVRNTYIYPPGPSMRIVGDIFRFTAERMPRFNSISISGYHMQEAGASQDLELGYTLADGVEYIRAGLAAGLDVDAFAPRLSFFWAIGMNFFMEVAKLRAARLLWAHLLKGFSPKSDKSLALRTHCQTSGWSLTAQDVYNNVVRTCVEAMAATQGHTQSLHTNSLDEAIALPTDFSARIARNTQLYLQLESGTTRVIDPWGGSYYVERLTQELAHKAWAHIQEVEALGGMTKAIEAGLPKLRIEEAAARTQARIDSGRQAIIGVNKYPPEREDRIEILKVDNSAVREAQVARLRELRAERNAEDVRRRLDALTEAGRRNEGNLLALAIDAARAKATVGEISDALEKVFGRYEATVRSISGIYSAEAGSAGGIADARAKADAFLARFGRRPRILIAKMGQDGHDRGQKVIATAFADLGFDVDIGPLFQTPEESARQAVENDVHVVGASSLAAGHLTLVPELKQALKKLGREDIMVVVGGVIPTQDYDALRAAGAAAIFGPGTVISKAAIELLDKLSLELEAA; encoded by the coding sequence ATGCGCTCCAACGTCCCCGACTTCTCCCGCGTCGCCTTCGACGCTCCCGAGACGCAGCCCTCCCCCGCCGTGCGTGACGCGCAGCTGCGCCACGCGCGCGAGGCCACCCGCGCGGCCGAGCGCTGGGACACGCCCGAGGGCATCCCCGTCAAGCCGCTCTACACGCCCGAGGACCTGGAGGGTGTGGCGCACCTGGGCTCGCTGCCCGGCCTGCCGCCCTTCGTGCGCGGCCCGTACGCCACCATGTACGTGCAGCAGCCGTGGACGGTCCGCCAGTACGCGGGCTTCTCCACCGCCGAGGCCTCCAACGCCTTCTACCGCCGCAACCTCGCGGCCGGGCAGAAGGGCCTGTCCATCGCCTTCGACCTCGCCACGCACCGGGGCTACGACAGCGACCACCCGCGCGTCGCGGGTGACGTGGGCATGGCCGGCGTGGCCATCGACTCCATCAAGGACATGCGCATCCTGTTCGACCGGATTCCGCTCGACCAGATGAGTGTGTCCATGACGATGAACGGCGCCGTCCTCCCCATCCTCGCGCTCTATGTGGTCGCGGCCGAGGAGCAGGGCGTGCGCCCCGAGCAGCTCAGCGGGACCATCCAGAACGACATCCTCAAGGAGTTCATGGTCCGCAACACGTACATCTATCCGCCCGGTCCCTCGATGCGCATCGTCGGGGACATCTTCCGCTTCACGGCGGAGCGGATGCCGCGCTTCAACAGCATCAGCATCAGCGGCTACCACATGCAGGAGGCCGGCGCGTCGCAGGACCTGGAGCTGGGCTACACGCTCGCGGACGGTGTCGAGTACATCCGCGCGGGGCTCGCCGCCGGCCTGGACGTGGACGCCTTCGCTCCCCGCCTGTCGTTCTTCTGGGCCATCGGGATGAACTTCTTCATGGAGGTGGCCAAGCTTCGCGCGGCCCGCCTCCTGTGGGCCCACCTGCTCAAGGGCTTCTCCCCCAAGAGCGACAAGAGCCTGGCGCTGCGCACCCACTGCCAGACGTCCGGCTGGAGCCTCACCGCGCAGGACGTCTACAACAACGTGGTGCGCACCTGCGTGGAGGCCATGGCCGCCACCCAGGGGCACACGCAGAGCCTGCACACCAACTCGCTGGACGAGGCGATTGCGCTGCCCACCGACTTCAGCGCGCGCATCGCCCGCAACACGCAGCTGTACCTCCAGCTGGAGAGTGGCACCACGCGCGTCATCGACCCGTGGGGCGGCAGCTACTACGTGGAGCGCCTCACCCAGGAGCTGGCGCACAAGGCCTGGGCCCATATCCAGGAAGTGGAAGCCCTGGGCGGCATGACGAAGGCCATCGAAGCCGGCCTGCCCAAGCTGCGCATCGAGGAGGCCGCCGCGCGCACCCAGGCGCGCATCGACTCCGGGCGACAGGCCATCATCGGAGTGAATAAATACCCGCCCGAGCGTGAAGACCGCATCGAGATCCTCAAGGTGGACAACTCCGCGGTGCGCGAGGCGCAGGTGGCCCGGCTGCGCGAGCTGCGCGCCGAGCGCAACGCCGAGGACGTCCGCCGCCGCCTGGACGCGCTCACCGAGGCGGGCCGGCGCAACGAGGGCAACCTGCTGGCGCTCGCCATCGACGCGGCGCGGGCCAAGGCCACCGTGGGGGAGATCAGCGACGCGCTCGAGAAGGTCTTCGGGCGCTACGAGGCCACCGTGCGAAGCATCTCCGGAATCTACTCGGCCGAGGCCGGCTCGGCGGGCGGCATCGCCGACGCGCGGGCGAAGGCGGACGCCTTCCTGGCGCGCTTCGGCCGCCGGCCGCGCATCCTCATCGCGAAGATGGGTCAGGACGGGCATGACCGCGGGCAGAAGGTCATCGCGACGGCCTTCGCCGACCTGGGCTTCGACGTGGACATCGGTCCCCTCTTCCAGACGCCCGAGGAATCCGCGCGCCAGGCGGTGGAGAACGACGTGCACGTGGTGGGCGCCAGCTCGCTCGCCGCCGGTCACCTCACGCTGGTGCCGGAGCTGAAGCAGGCGCTGAAGAAGCTGGGCCGCGAGGACATCATGGTCGTCGTGGGCGGCGTGATTCCGACCCAGGACTACGACGCGCTGAGGGCCGCCGGCGCCGCCGCCATCTTCGGGCCCGGCACCGTCATCTCGAAGGCCGCCATCGAGCTGCTCGACAAGCTCTCCCTCGAGCTGGAGGCGGCGTGA
- a CDS encoding class I SAM-dependent methyltransferase: protein MSFFGELYLRSTLPFLSEAVTAREVEYLAHAFADVPGPAPVVDLGCGHGRHASRLNATGPLAGRVIGLELDALSLSMRRPGFPAVQGDLRALPFQEASLSGAYAWYSTLFAFTDEEHVHILREVARVLRPGGRLVFQTVPYERLAESPPATFQQTLPDGSILKEQSCFNAVTGRDEGQRTLTLPTGRHLTASFAIRYYPLAELTRLLESTGFSTAWVHGGLEGGPPTPRSTDLIVGAALQRR from the coding sequence GTGTCCTTCTTCGGCGAGCTCTACCTGCGCAGCACGCTGCCCTTCCTCTCGGAAGCCGTTACGGCTCGGGAGGTCGAGTACCTCGCGCATGCCTTCGCGGACGTGCCCGGTCCCGCACCGGTGGTGGACCTGGGCTGCGGCCACGGGCGTCACGCATCGCGTCTGAATGCCACGGGCCCGCTGGCCGGCCGCGTCATCGGGCTGGAGCTGGATGCGCTGTCGCTGTCGATGCGGCGGCCCGGCTTCCCGGCGGTGCAGGGCGACCTGCGGGCGCTGCCATTTCAAGAGGCATCATTGTCCGGGGCGTACGCCTGGTACTCGACACTCTTCGCCTTCACGGATGAGGAGCACGTGCACATCCTGCGCGAGGTGGCGCGGGTGCTGCGGCCGGGAGGGAGGTTGGTGTTCCAGACGGTGCCGTACGAGCGGTTGGCGGAGTCTCCGCCGGCCACGTTCCAGCAGACGCTGCCCGACGGCAGCATCTTGAAGGAGCAGAGCTGCTTCAACGCGGTTACGGGTAGGGACGAAGGACAGCGGACGCTCACCCTACCGACCGGTAGGCATCTCACCGCGTCATTTGCCATCCGCTACTATCCCCTTGCGGAACTGACACGACTGTTGGAAAGCACGGGGTTTTCAACGGCCTGGGTGCACGGTGGGCTGGAGGGCGGGCCACCGACACCGCGGTCGACCGACCTGATTGTGGGAGCAGCGCTCCAACGGCGCTGA
- a CDS encoding methylmalonyl-CoA mutase subunit beta encodes MSQVPPPSAADFPPPSLDAWRRLVEKDLKGKPFSTLQSSLEGGLSLQPLYTPQDAPSPVEPPGVAPYVRGTHPLGHTEGGWTVCQEYAGTDVATTAAALRDDLERGAQGVWVLLDAPHGVDVKDQAAMERLLAHVPLERTPVHLEPARDVLTPASLLLQVAEALRVPRTALRGSLGIDPIGAMARAGAAKVDVAGTLARAAPIVTSLLKEAPGLRALLVSSRAWADAGATPVQELAWAIATGVEYLRELERAGVSAGDAGRSMQFALSVGGQFFPEIARLRAARLLWSKVVAASGGPPEAQAMVLHARTASATKTKRDPWVNILRATSESFAAVIGGADSVSTSPFDEPLGASDEQGRRLARNTQLILRDESSLNRVADPAGGSYYLEQLTGEIARAAWAELQRIESLGGMTRALVQGDVARVLAETVAARDKAVRSRRLPMVGVSEFPHLGETPVHREPHPTPVSVAVAEGGFAPLRPVRMAEAFESLRDASDRHLGLSGTRPRAFMVSLGTVAEHTVRSMWVTNALAVGGIETVEQRDFPDAAHAAQAFVAAGTPLAIISGPDTLYPDQVPALAQALKARGARAVAVAGRPGDHEAAFRAAGVDLFISAGADLFQLLKTLHTHLGVA; translated from the coding sequence ATGTCGCAAGTGCCTCCCCCCTCCGCCGCCGACTTCCCGCCGCCGTCGCTCGACGCGTGGCGTCGGCTCGTGGAGAAGGACCTGAAGGGCAAGCCCTTCTCCACACTCCAGTCGAGCCTGGAAGGTGGCCTGTCCCTCCAGCCGCTCTACACGCCCCAGGATGCCCCCTCCCCCGTGGAGCCCCCGGGCGTCGCGCCGTACGTGCGGGGCACCCATCCGCTCGGCCACACCGAGGGCGGTTGGACGGTGTGCCAGGAGTACGCCGGCACCGACGTGGCCACCACCGCCGCGGCCCTCCGTGATGACCTGGAGCGTGGCGCCCAGGGCGTCTGGGTGTTGCTGGACGCGCCGCACGGCGTGGACGTGAAGGACCAGGCCGCGATGGAGCGGCTCCTCGCGCACGTCCCGCTGGAGCGCACGCCCGTGCACCTGGAGCCGGCGCGCGACGTGCTCACCCCCGCGTCCCTCCTGCTCCAGGTCGCGGAGGCGCTGCGTGTTCCTCGCACGGCCCTGCGTGGCAGCCTGGGCATCGACCCCATCGGCGCCATGGCTCGCGCGGGTGCGGCGAAGGTGGACGTGGCGGGGACGCTCGCCCGGGCCGCGCCCATCGTGACGTCGCTGCTGAAGGAAGCGCCGGGCCTGCGGGCGCTGCTGGTGTCCTCGCGTGCCTGGGCGGACGCGGGCGCCACGCCCGTGCAGGAGCTGGCGTGGGCCATCGCCACCGGCGTGGAGTACCTGCGCGAGCTGGAGCGCGCGGGCGTGTCCGCCGGAGACGCGGGGCGCTCGATGCAGTTCGCGCTGTCGGTGGGCGGACAGTTCTTCCCGGAGATTGCGCGGCTGCGCGCGGCGCGGCTGCTCTGGTCCAAGGTCGTCGCCGCGTCCGGCGGTCCTCCCGAGGCCCAGGCCATGGTGCTGCACGCGCGCACCGCCAGCGCCACCAAGACGAAGCGGGACCCGTGGGTGAACATCCTGCGCGCCACGTCGGAGTCCTTCGCCGCCGTCATCGGAGGCGCGGACAGCGTGAGCACCTCCCCCTTCGACGAGCCCCTGGGCGCGTCGGACGAGCAGGGCCGGCGGCTCGCGCGCAACACGCAGCTCATCCTGCGCGACGAGTCCAGCCTCAACCGCGTCGCGGACCCCGCCGGCGGCAGCTACTACCTGGAGCAGCTCACGGGCGAAATCGCTCGCGCGGCCTGGGCGGAGCTGCAGCGCATCGAGTCGCTGGGCGGCATGACACGCGCGCTCGTGCAGGGCGACGTGGCCCGCGTGCTCGCGGAGACGGTCGCCGCGCGCGACAAGGCCGTGCGCAGCCGGCGCCTGCCGATGGTGGGCGTCAGCGAGTTCCCCCACCTGGGCGAGACGCCCGTGCACCGCGAGCCGCACCCCACCCCTGTCTCCGTGGCGGTCGCCGAGGGCGGCTTCGCGCCGCTGCGCCCCGTGCGCATGGCGGAAGCCTTCGAGTCCCTGCGCGACGCGAGCGACAGGCACCTGGGCCTGTCCGGCACCCGCCCGCGCGCCTTCATGGTGAGCCTGGGCACCGTGGCGGAGCACACCGTCCGCTCGATGTGGGTCACCAACGCGCTGGCCGTGGGCGGCATCGAGACCGTCGAGCAGCGCGACTTCCCGGACGCGGCCCATGCGGCCCAGGCCTTCGTCGCCGCGGGCACTCCGCTCGCCATCATCTCCGGACCGGACACGCTCTACCCGGACCAGGTGCCCGCACTCGCGCAGGCCCTCAAGGCTCGCGGCGCTCGCGCGGTGGCCGTGGCCGGCCGGCCGGGTGACCACGAGGCCGCCTTCCGCGCGGCAGGCGTGGACCTGTTCATCTCCGCGGGGGCCGACCTGTTCCAGCTCCTCAAGACGCTGCACACCCACCTGGGAGTGGCCTGA